The stretch of DNA CTGAAACTCGGCAGCCGCATCGCGATCATGAAAGACGGGCGGATCATCCAGTACAGCGTGCCGGAAGAGATCGTGCTGAACCCGGCGGATGACTATGTGCGGACCTTCGTGGCCCACACCAACCCGCTGAATGTGCTGTGTGGCCGCAGCCTGATGCGCACGGTGGATAACTGCACCCACGTCAACGGCTCCATCAGCCTGGACCCGGGCGGTGACTCGTGGCTGGACCTGGCCGAAGGCAACACCATCAAGGGCGCGCGGCAGAACGGTTCGGTGCTGAACCTGCAGAACTGGGCACCGGGGCAATCGGTGGAGGGCCTGGGCCGGATGCCGACGCTGGTGGATTCGAATATCGGGATGCGTGAGGCGTTGCAGATTCGGTATCAGACAGGGAACAAGCTGGTGCTGCAGGACAACAACAAGGTGGTGGGGATTCTGGGTGACAGCGAGCTCTATCACGCCCTCTTGGGCAAGAACCTGGGCTAACAGACACCGCAAGATAAATGTGGGAGCGGGCTTGCTCGCGAATGCGGTGTATCAGTGTCAGATGTACTGACTGACACTGCGCATTCGCGAGCAAGCCCGCTCCCACATTTTGCTCAGGTGGTGTCAGTAACGACACCACCTGTCCTTTCAACACTCAGCTATAGACACGGCCAAGGAGCTGCCGATGGCTTTCAAACTGATCGAGCACGTCCCGGGTGATCTGCTCCTGGGTGAAGCCCATCAGGTCGTATTCCTGAGGCCCGTTGTGCAGGTAAACCTCGGCGCGGTAGTAGCGCGTGCGTTCTTCCTCGGGCGAGTCGTTCGGTGCCGACGAATAAGCATCCAGGCTGACCTCGTAGACAAACGGATTGCCCTCTTGCATCTCGATGCGCACACCAATGCAGCGCTTGGATTTGCCCAGCAGGGTCTGCACTTCCAGCCCCTGGTCACGCAACGCAGTCGCCGCTTCTTCCAGCGCCGGCGTGACGTGCTTGTCCATAAAGCGTTGCACGGTACCCTGGCTCGGTTGCAGGTCCAGGGCAGTCAAACGCTCGCTGAAACCACGCCGACCACGCTCGGCCAACTGCGCCTGCTCCAACTCGATCGCCACGTCCTGGCGCATCGCCTTGTGCAGGCCGAACATGAAGAACACCAGCACCACCGAGAACGGCAAGCCCGCCAGCACCACCATGGTTTGCATGGCTTCGAAGTTACCGGCGAACAGCAGGCCGATGGTCACCAGGGTGATCACCGCCGACCAGAAAATCCGCAGCCAGTGCGGCGCATCTTCGTCAACGTTGCCGCCCTTGCAGGACAGGTTCGCCATCATCACCGCGCCGGAATCCGCCGGGGTCAGGAAGAGTACGAAGCCCACGAAGATCGACACACCGATGACGATTTTCGACGCCGGGTAATGCTCAAGCAGTTGGTAGATCGCCATGGACGGCTGTTCCAGCGCCGTCTTGCCCAACTCCACCGCGCCATGGTTCACCACCAGGTCCAGGGCCGAGTTGCCGAAGATCGACAGCCACGCCAGGGTGAAGCCCAGCGGGATCAGCAGCACGCCGGCCACCAGTTCACGCACCGTGCGACCACGGGAAATACGCGCGATGAACATGCCCACGAATGGCGCCCAGGAAATCCACCAGGCCCAGTAGAACAGGGTCCACAGGCCCATCCAGCGCTCAGTCTTGTCGGCGTCGCCTTCGTACACGTACAGGTCGAAGGTCTTCAGCACGATGCCGTTCATGTAGTCGCCGATGTTCTGCACGAAGCCGTTGAGCAGGTGCAGGGTCGGGCCGAACAGCAGCACGAAAATCAGCAGGCCGCTGAACAGCACGATGTTCAGGTTGGACAGGCGGCGAATACCGTTTTCCACACCCGACACCGCAGCAATGGTCGCCACGGTGCTCATCACGATGATCACGATCAGCAGGTTGGTGTTGCTGTGCTGCATGCCGAACAGGTTTTCCAGCCCGGACGACACTTGCATCGAGCCAATCCCCAGGTTCGTCACCAGGCCCAGCAGGGTCACGAACATGCCGAAGCCGTCCACCGCGTGACCGGCCGCGCCTTTGACCCAACGCTCGCCCACCAGCGGGTACAGCGCCGAGCGCAGGGCCAGCGGCTGGTTATGACGGTAGGCAAAATACGCCACGGCCAGGCCGACCAGTGCGTAGATCGCCCAGCCGTGCAGGCCCCAGTGCAGGAACGTCAACTGCAACGCCTGGCGTGCAGCTTCGCCGGTGGCCGATGCGCCTTCAGGCGGGTTGAAGTAGTGGTCCAGCGGCTCGGAGGCGCCGAAGTACAGCAGCGAGATGCCGATGCCCGACGAGAAGAGCATGCCGGCCCAGGCGCCGTAGCTGAAGTCCGGGGTGTCGTCCTTGCTGCCCAGTTTCAATTTGCCATAGGACGAAAACGCCAGGCCCACCACAAACACCAGGTAGGCGGCGATCACGACCATGTAGTACCAGCCAAAGCTTTTCGACAACCAGGCTTGGGCCACACCGAGCATCCTGCCGGCTTCCTGCGGGGCGATGATCAGAATCGCGGTCAA from Pseudomonas sp. NC02 encodes:
- a CDS encoding BCCT family transporter, with the translated sequence MFYTSTALILLLTAILIIAPQEAGRMLGVAQAWLSKSFGWYYMVVIAAYLVFVVGLAFSSYGKLKLGSKDDTPDFSYGAWAGMLFSSGIGISLLYFGASEPLDHYFNPPEGASATGEAARQALQLTFLHWGLHGWAIYALVGLAVAYFAYRHNQPLALRSALYPLVGERWVKGAAGHAVDGFGMFVTLLGLVTNLGIGSMQVSSGLENLFGMQHSNTNLLIVIIVMSTVATIAAVSGVENGIRRLSNLNIVLFSGLLIFVLLFGPTLHLLNGFVQNIGDYMNGIVLKTFDLYVYEGDADKTERWMGLWTLFYWAWWISWAPFVGMFIARISRGRTVRELVAGVLLIPLGFTLAWLSIFGNSALDLVVNHGAVELGKTALEQPSMAIYQLLEHYPASKIVIGVSIFVGFVLFLTPADSGAVMMANLSCKGGNVDEDAPHWLRIFWSAVITLVTIGLLFAGNFEAMQTMVVLAGLPFSVVLVFFMFGLHKAMRQDVAIELEQAQLAERGRRGFSERLTALDLQPSQGTVQRFMDKHVTPALEEAATALRDQGLEVQTLLGKSKRCIGVRIEMQEGNPFVYEVSLDAYSSAPNDSPEEERTRYYRAEVYLHNGPQEYDLMGFTQEQITRDVLDQFESHRQLLGRVYS